A region from the Vicia villosa cultivar HV-30 ecotype Madison, WI linkage group LG3, Vvil1.0, whole genome shotgun sequence genome encodes:
- the LOC131658997 gene encoding protein WALLS ARE THIN 1-like → MADEVKDADARTSSSSGVEMSKEDTEDTAGKSAGNFPANFAADINSITESAVYNFLTFCILVFLSVSLFAKNTKCRYESLRLNRLNGIAKVLGVLASAGGASIITLYKGPTIYAPESPLAVHQGQFLSLFEDFNGKNMNLGGIFLFGHCLSWSGWILMHAFVLKKIPAQLTVSAFTCLFGIVQFGTIATFLEKDPKAWQLNSFEEAYCILYSGVVISGVAATIQIWTIRKGGPVLASIYLPLQTFLVAFSNIFQLLQGHVNHLLKLDGAKDRLQLFKADLVEECSFDSIIHDCHGSFILFHWLVLLLTTLIFC, encoded by the exons gtaaatccgcaggaaactttcctgcgaattttgctgCAGATATCAATTCTATTAcagaatccgcag TATACAACTTTCTCACTTTTTGTATTCTTGTTTTTTTATCTGTTTCCCTCTTTGCAAAAAACACTAAGTGCAGATATGAGAGCTTGCGCTTAAATAGGCTTAATGGTATAGCTAAGGTTCTTGGAGTACTTGCTTCTGCTGGAGGAGCTTCAATCATTACCCTATACAAAGGACCAACAATTTATGCTCCAGAATCACCTTTAGCAGTACATCAGGGACAATTCTTGTCTCTATTTGAGGACTTCAATGGGAAAAACATGAACTTGGGTGGCATTTTTCTCTTTGGTCACTGTTTGAGTTGGTCTGGTTGGATTTTGATGCATGCATTTGTTCTGAAAAAAATTCCAGCACAACTCACTGTTTCTGCTTTTACTTGCTTATTTGGTATTGTGCAGTTTGGGACGATTGCAACATTTCTTGAGAAGGATCCCAAAGCTTGGCAGCTCAATTCCTTTGAAGAGGCCTATTGTATTTTGTACTCG GGAGTGGTGATTTCAGGAGTGGCAGCAACAATACAAATATGGACTATTAGAAAAGGAGGGCCAGTGCTTGCTTCAATTTATCTTCCCTTACAGACATTCCTGGTAGCTTTTTCTAATATTTTTCAA TTACTGCAGGGACATGTTAACCATTTGCTTAAACTTGATGGTGCAAAGGATAGGTTGCAACTCTTCAAGGCTGATTTAGTAGAAGAATGTTCTTTTGACTCTATTATTCACGACTGTCACGGGTCTTTCATATTGTTTCACTGGCTCGTTTTGTTGTTGACAACCCTCAT CTTTTGTTGA
- the LOC131658998 gene encoding lanC-like protein GCL1, with product MTSSVIENGHDEAKHEPSDLIAEKMNHAVVNLLLPNETFLKAAISLKDEVVEVNWNRREVVDPTVYTGLLGTAFTCLRSFEVTGCREDLLLCSEIIDMRVTVARASLRHVTFLCGRGGVCALGAVVANYMEEDHMAFVLDYLF from the exons ATGACATCTTCAGTAATTGAAAATGGACACGATGAGGCTAAACACGAACCGTCCGATTTGATCGCTGAGAAAATGAATCATGCGGTTGTGAATCTTTTGCTTCCGAATGAAACGTTCTTGAAAGCTGCGATTTCTCTGAAAGACGAG GTGGTGGAGGTAAATTGGAATCGGCGGGAAGTGGTTGATCCGACGGTGTATACCGGTTTGCTTGGTACGGCTTTTACTTGCTTGAGGTCGTTTGAGGTTACCGGTTGCCGTGAGGATTTGTTGTTATGCTCGGAGATTATTGACATGCGTGTCACTGTCGCACGTGCCTCCCTCAG ACACGTGACATTTTTGTGTGGTAGAGGAGGAGTATGTGCCCTTGGAGCTGTCGTTGCTAATTACATGGAGGAAGATCATATGGCTTTTGTGTTAGACTACTTGTTTTAG